Sequence from the Janthinobacterium lividum genome:
CGAATTGCCGGACTTGATCATTTGCGACGTGCATTTGCCCAAGCTCGATGGCTATGGCGTGGTGGCCGAGCTGAAGAAAGATCCGCAGCTGCGCAATATCCCGGCCCTGGCCGTGACGGCGCTGGCCATGGTGGGCGACCGCGAACGTCTGCTCGAAGCGGGTTTCAATGGCTACATCGGCAAGCCGATCGAGCCCGACCTGTTCGTCGCGGAGCTGGAATCTTTTTTACCCGGGGCGCCGTCGACGCCAGTTAAAAACGACATAGCCACCATCCTGATCGTCGATGATCATGTGCTGAACCGCGAATTCCTGACCGCTTTGCTCGGTTACGGCGGCCACCGCCTGCTGGAAGCGGCGAATGGCGCCGATGCGCTGGAAATCCTGCGCACCGAGCGGCCGGACCTGATCATCTCCGACATCCTCATGCCGAACATGGACGGCTATGAATTCGTCACGCGCGTGCATGCCGATCCCGCGCTGACCGACGTGCCCATCATTTTCTATACGGCCACCTACCGCGAACAGGAAGCGATCTTGCTGGCGCAGGCCTGCGGCGTGCGCTGGGTGCTGCCCAAGCCGTCCGACCCGGAAGTCATCGTGCGCACCGTCAACGAGGCGCTGGGACTGATGCCGCCGACGGCCCAGGTGGCGGCCACGCCGGGCGCGGGCAGCGCTGCGGCGCCTCCCGCCACGGGCAAGCTGGCTGGCATCGAGCATCAGGTCAGCGGCTATATCGACGAACTCGAATCGAGCAGCCAGCAGATTTCGCAGCTGGCCAGCCAGCGCGAGGGCCAGGCCGCCATCCCCGAAGACCTGGGCGTCATGACGGAGCGCCTGTCGCGCTCGCTGTCGAGCCTGCAGGCGGTGAGCCTGCGCCTGACGGCCCTGATCGAGCTCGGTATCGAACTGGGCGCCGAACGCGATCCGCGCGCCCTGATCGAAGCGGGCTGCAAGGTGGCGCAGAATATCTGCGTCTCCAAGTATGCCTGCATCGGCGTGCTGGAAGAGGGCGCCGAAAAGCTCAGCTATTTTTCCTCGTGCGGCGCCGAGAAAGACCTCGATCGCATCGCCAGCACACCGCGCACGGGCATCCTGAACCGCTTGCTGGAACAGCGCCAGCCCTACCGGGTCAACGGCTTGAAGGGCGACCCTGGCGCGCTGGGCCTGCCCGACACGCACCCGCCCGTGCATTCCTTTCTGGGCGTGGCCATCGCCTCGCGCGAGCGCAGCCACGGCTGGCTGTACCTGGTCGACAAGCTGGGCGCGAATGAATTTTCCGAAGTCGACGAGCGCGTCGCCGCCACGGTGGCGGCGCAGATCGCCGTCGCCTACGACAACCTGCTGCTGTACGACGAGATCAAGCGCCACCATGAGCAGCTGACCCTGGACATGGCGGCGCGCATCCGCCTCGATGAAGACTTGCGCCGCTTCCGCCTGGCGATGGATGCCACGGCCGACGCGATTTTCCTCGTCGACCGCGCCGGCATGTGCTTCGTCGACGTCAACCAGACGGCTTGCCGCATGCTCGGTTTCGAGCGCGAGGATTTTCTGCGCGTGGGGCCGGGCCGCGCGCACGAGGGCGAATCCCAGCTGGAAGAGCTGTACAACAAGCTGCTGGCCGGCGACCAGGGCGGCCCGATGACGGAACTGCAGCTGCAGCGCAAGGACGGTTCGCCGCTGTCGGTGGAAGTGCAGCGGCGCACCCTGCGCTCGGGGCAGAGCTGGATCCTGGTGGCCGTGGCGCGCGACATCACCGAGCGCAAGGATGCCGAACAGCGCCTGATGAAGCTGGCGCATTTCGATACCTTGACGGGTTTGCCTAACCGCAGCCAGTTCTACGCCTCGCTGACCCATTCGCTGGCCCAGGCGTCCGAACACCAGTGGGCCGTGGCCGTGCTGTTCATGGATATCGACCGCTTCAAGAATATCAACGATACCCTGGGCCACACCATCGGCGACGATCTGCTGCGCCAGTTTTCCAGCCGCCTCGTCGATTGCCTGCGCGTGCGCGATACCATCGGCCGCTTTGGCGGCGATGAATTTGCCACCATCCTGGTACTGCCCGATGGCGCCCAGCATGCCGTGGGCGTGGTCGACAAGATCCGCGAGGCGATGCGCAAGCCCTTCGACTTGCAGGGCCACGAGGTGACGGTGACGGTCAGCATCGGCATTTCCGTGTACCCCGACGATGGCATCGATGCGGACACGTTGATTCAATATGCCGACACGGCCATGTACCGTGCCAAGGAAGCGGGCCGCGACGCCTTCCGCTTCTTCACGGCGGAAATGAATGCGCAGTCGATGGCGCGGCTGGACATGGAAAACGCCCTGCGGCGCGCCATCGACAACGAGGAATTCGTGCTGTTCTTCCAGCCCAAGGTGAATATCATCTCGGGACGCATCAGCGGCGCAGAGGCGCTGATACGCTGGCGCCGCCCCGGCCACGGCATGGTCTCGCCAGCCCTGTTCATCCCCCTGCTGGAAGAAACGGGGCTGATCGTGCGCGTCGGTAACTGGGTGCTCGACGAAGCCTGCAGGAAGATCAGCGAGTGGGGCGCCAGCAGCATCGGGCCCGTGCACCTGTCGGTCAACGTGTCGGGCATCCAGTTTTTCGTCGGCGGCCTGGAAGAGGAGGTGCTCAAGGCGATCCGCAAATACGATATCGCGCCCGAGCTGCTGGAGCTGGAGCTGACGGAAAGCTCGCTCATGTCGAACGCCGAGGAAACCATCGCCGTGCTGCGCAACCTGAAGGCGCTGGGCATCCAGATTTCCATCGACGATTTCGGCACCGGCTATTCCAGCCTGGCCTACCTGAAGCGCTTCCCCATCGACAAGCTGAAGATCGACATCGCCTTCGTGCGCGAAGTGACCAGCAATCCGGACGACGCGGCCATCGTGCTGGCCATTATCAGCATGGCGCACAGCATGAAGCTGGAAGTGATCGCCGAAGGCGTGGAAAACGATGCGCAGCTGGCCTATTTGCGGCGCCACGGCTGCGACGAGATGCAGGGTTATTACTTCAGCCGTCCCGTGCCGCACGAGGAATTCGAACAGATGCTGATGAAAGGCACGCTGCTGCAGGCGCCGCAGGATGCCGGTGGCGAAGAGCAGCAAACCTTGCTGATCGTCGACGACGATGTCTTCATGCTCGATGTGCTCAGCGACTTCCTGGCGCAGGACGGCTACCGCATCCTCACGGCGCAGACGGCCGCCGAAGGCTTCGACATCCTGGCGCGCCACAAGGTGCAGGTGATCCTGTGCGACCAGTGCATGCCGCTCATGAGCGGCACCGAATTCATGGAGCGGGTCAAGCACCTGTGTCCCGACACCTTCCGCATCATGCTGTCGGCCTTTGCCGACCTGACGCCCATCATGGCGGCCATCAACCGCGGCGCCGTCGACCGCTTCTATACCAAGCCGTGGAAAGGCGCCGTGCTGCGCGAGAATATCCGCGAAGGCTTCCGCCTGCACAAGCTGCTGCATGGCCAGGTGAAGGCGGCGGCCTAGGTTCTGGCCGCCGCGTGCGCTGGCGCACCTTGAGCAGCCGCTTTCTATCGAATTAGACCCCCGTCTCTAGTTTTGCTCACTAGAATAAAATGCATCCATGAAGTGGCATGGCCTTTCACATGACGGGAGCTGGCGATGGTGAAGAAATTGAAGGAACCGACGGAAGACAAGGAATTGGCAAGCGCCGTGCGTTCTTCCGCGCAGCAGATCTGGCAAGCGGGCCTCGGTGCCTTTGCCAAGGCGCAGGAAGAGGGCGGGCGCGTGTTTTCCAAGCTGGTAAAGGAAGGCACGGAATTCCAGAAGCGCGCCGAAGACAAGGTGGCCGGTGTCAGCGACAGTGTCAGCAAGCTGGCCGATGGCGTGGGCAAGCAGGCCAGCGGCTCCTGGGACAAGCTGGAACAGGTGTTTGAAGAGCGCGTCGCGCGCGCCCTGGCCACCATTGGCGTGCCCACGCAACAGGACCTCGCCGCGCTGCACGCGCAGATCGATGCCTTGAGCCGGCAAGTGGCGGCGCTGTCGGCCAAGGCCGCGCCGGCGCCCAGGCCGAAGGCTGCGGCCAAGCCCGCCGTGAAGGCGGCGCCGAAAGCCGTACCGAAAACCGCGCCAAAAACCGCACCGAAAGCGGCCGTCGCCAAGGCCACGGCCAAGCCGGCAGCCAGGGCTACGCCGCGCGCCGCAGCCAAACCGGTGAGCAAGCCGCTCAGCAAACCGGCGGCGAGACCGGCGGCGAAGAAAAAAGCGCCGGCCGCCTGAGCTGGCGCCGCATTCCTCCAGCCTGCTCGCGCAGGCTTTTTTTTGCCTGCGTTTTTCGCCGGCGGCCAGGGGCGGAGTGTTTCATTATGGCTATTTTAGGTGGTATGCTTGAGGCAGAACACAGAGAGATTGCCCGCCATGCTACAAAAAGCACCACGCCGTACCCGCGAACGCATCCTGGAGTTGTCGCTGCGCCTGTTCAATGAGTTTGGTGAGCCGAATATCACGACGACCGTGATTGCCGAAGAGATGAACATTTCGCCCGGCAACCTGTATTACCACTTCCGTAACAAGGACGACATCGTCAATTCGATCTTCGTCCAGTTCGAGGCGGAAATCGAACGCATCCTGACCGTGCCCGACGGTCGCCGCTCGAATATCGAGGATGTCTGGCTGTATTTGCACCTGATGTTCGAACTGATCTGGCGCTACCGCTTTTTCTATCGCGACCTCAATGATTTGCTGTCGCGCAACCGCAAACTGGAATTGCACTTCAAGCTGATCCTGGCGCACAAGATCAAGGTGGCCACGCAGCTGTGCGAAGACTTGCGCAGCGAACAGTCGCTGGAAGCGTCGGACATGGAAATTGCTGCGATGGCGACGAATATGGTGGTTGTCGCCACCTACTGGCTGTCGTACGAGTATGTGCGCAACCCGCGCAAGTACAGCGAGCAGCAATCGATGTCCGATGCGCTGGCGCGCGGCTGCTACCAGGTGCTGTCCCTGATCGGCCCGTATCTGCGCAATGAAACGCATTTGCTGTTTCGCAAACTGTCGGAAGAGTACGTGACGAAACTCAAGAACGACTGACGCGGCTGCTGGCGCCACGTCGCTATTTACAGGAGAGATATATGGCTTGGAAACAATTTCCCTATCCGGACGAGGCATATGTCTACACGCCGCAAACCCTGGAAGCGGCCTGGGCGCGCCTGCATGCGGGCGACGTGGAACCCTTTCCCACGCACTCTGCGCTGGTGCAAGCCTGGCTGGCCTTCCATGCGGGCGACTTCGAGCGCGCCGTGAAGCTGGGCCTGGCCGTCGGCGTGCCCGGTTATGCGGTGGCGCACAAGGCGACCTGCATCTACGCCACGCACCTGGAAGTGGACGACAGCCGGAAACTCGACATGTACGAAGAAGTCGCGGAGCGCTGCGAGCGCCAGCAGAGCGAGCAGCCGGACAATCCGGCCGGCTACTACTGGCATGCCTACAGCCTGGGCCGTTATGCGCTGGGCACGTCCGTCGTCAAGGCCCTGGCGCAAGGCATGGGCGCGCGCGTGCGCAACAGCCTGGACCGCACGATGACGGTGTCGCCCATGCATGCGGAAGCGCATATCGCGTTTGGGATTTATCATACGGAAATTATCGACAAAGTCGGTGCCATGATAGGCAGCCTGACCTACGGCGCCAACAAGGAAGACGGCTATCAGCACTTCAAGACGGCACTGGCCCTGACGCCGTATTCGGCGCTGGCGCACAGCGAATATGCGCGCGCCTTGAACATGCTCGACGGAAAGAAAAAGCTGGCGGAAGCGCTGGCACTGTATGAAAAGGCGGCCGAGTGCGAGGCACTGGACGCCAAGGAGCGCCTCGAGGTCGAGGCGGCGATCGATGAATTGAAAGGGTAGGGATTACTGTGATCAAGGCTTTATGTGTGTACTGTGGCGCCAATGCGGGCGTCTCGCCGGACTATGCCGTGGCGGCGCGCGAACTGGCGCGCGTGCTGGTGGCGGAAAATATCTCGCTTGTATATGGCGGCGGCAAGGTGGGCCTGATGGGCGTGATCGCCGATGAAGTGCTGCGCCTGGGCGGCGAAGTGACGGGCGTGATTCCCACCCAGCTGGTCGAGCGCGAAGTGGGCCACACGGGCTTGACGCGCCAGTTCATCGTGAAGGACATGCATGAGCGCAAGGCGATGATGGCCAGCCTGTCTGACGCCTTCATCGCCATGCCCGGCGGCTATGGCACCCTGGAAGAGCTGTTCGAGATGCTCACGTGGGCCCAGCTGGGCTTGCACGCCAAGCCCATCGGCTTGCTCAATGTCGACCGTTTCTATGATGGCTTGATCGCTTTCGTGCAAAACGGCAAGGAACAGGGCTTTATCCGCCCGCAGCACGCGGCGTTCCTGAATGCCGACGCCGATCCTGCCGCGCTGGTGCAGCGCCTGAAGGAGTGCGCGCCTTAATCTTTCTTCATAGAAATTGACAGGGAGCCATGCGCTGCGCAGTGCATGGCTTTTTTTATTTCCACACGGGAAAATTGATCGCGCTCAATGATTCAATTGATAAATATATGTCCATAATATTTCTCTCTATGCATGTTATTTTGAAAATGAAGATGCTTTTTAATTATGGTTGTGGTCTACTTGTCCTGTTCAAAAGTTAGGACTATCGGACACCCGTGAGCGCGACAAGACTCCTAAAAAACGGTGCCGAGCCATTTCAAGTTGCCACAGCCACGCTACTTCATCATCTCGAAAGGATGCTATTTTGAAACCTATGACCCTCTTGCGCGCGACCGCTGTCGCCGCCATTCTTGCAGCCGCTGGCGGTGCTCAGGCGCAGACGACGACGATCGGCTTCGATTCGCTCGAACATCCCGGCTACTTTGGTTCCGTATTCAATTCCTACTCCGAAGGCGGCTATAACTTTGACAGCAGCTTCCTGGGCCTGTTGAGCTCGGCACATCAGGATAGCTTCGCTTATGCCGGCTCGGCCGGCCTGGGTGCGACAGCCCTGTCGACAACGACCTTGTCGCGCGCCGATGGCGCCGCTTTCTCGCTGAGCTCGATCAGCCTGGCCGATTTCGTGAGCTTGCCTGGTTCCTTCGATGTGACCTTTGTCGGCCACCAAGTGGGCGGCGGCACGGTGACCCAGACCTTCAGCCTTGGCGGCGGCCACACCTTTGCCGATTACACGTTTACGGGTTTCAGCAATCTGCTGTCGGCATCGTGGAAGGAAGGCGCCTTGCACACCTTCCAGGTTGACAATATCTCCGCCACTGTCAGCGCCGTACCGGAACCGGCCACCTACGGCATGCTGCTGGGCGGACTGGGCCTGCTGGGCTTCATGCTTCGCCGCAAGAACGCCGCCTGAGCCTGAACATGGTGCCGGCCATGCCGGCGCATACGTAAACAATGCCGCCCAGTGGATGCCGGGCGGCATTGTTACGTGGACTTCATGATCCTGACTTCATGACCACAGGCGCTGGCCTGACAGGTCGAGCTGGGTCAGGTACAGGCGCACGTCGAATTCATACTGGTGGTATTGCGGTTCCATATACGTGCACAGCTTGTAGAACGCCTTGTCATGCTGCTTTTCTTTTACATGCGCCAGTTCGTGCACGGCGATCATGCGCAGGAATTCCAGCGGCACTTCCTTGAACATGGTGGCCACGCGGATTTCATGCTTGGCCTTGAGCTTGCCGCCCTGCACGCGCGAGATCGAGGTATGCAAACCCAGCGCATGCTGGATCACATGGATCTTGCTGTCGAACGCCACCTTGTTGATGGGTTCTGCATTGCGCAGGAATTCATTCTTCAAGTCCTGCACATACTGGTATAACGCCTTGTCGTTGCGCACATCGTGCGCGTTCGGATAGCGTTTCAACAGGACGTCGCCCAGCTTGTCTTGCACGATCAGTTGCTGCACTTGCGCTTGCGTTTGTTCGGAATAGGCGCTCAGGTATTTCAGGGATGGCTGCATGCGGGGAAGGGCGGGGCGGGGCGCGGAGGTGTCGGTAAGGCGAGAATGTACCATACCGCCGCGCCCCGCGCTGCGCCAGCCCTTGCGCGGGGCCGCCGGGGCCGTCCCGTGCCTTCGTCAAGCCGCGCTGTCCGGGTAATCCCGGTCAGCCCGTCAGCCCGGATCAGCCCTTGTCGTCTTCTTCCTTGCCACCCTGCCGGCCAGTGTTGCCGCTGCGCGCCGCCGTGCCGCCGCGGTTTTCATTGGCGCGCTGGGCCGATTGCCGGCTTTCGCCACCCTTGCGGCCTATTTCCGCCATGTGTTCGCGGTTGCGGCTGACGGCTTCGCCGCCTTTCTGCCCGGCCCGGCGTGCTTCTTCCGAGTCGAATTCATGCGCCGTGCCCTTTTGATGGGCTGCCTGACCGCCCTTGCTGGCAATTTCGCGTTGCTGCTCCTCATTCATGGCGGCAAAGCCGCGCTTGCTCGTGCCTTTGGCGCTGCCCGATTCGCTGGCTTTCTGGCTGCTGCCAGCGCCTTTGCCCTGTTCATTACCTTGATTGTTAGCCATGTCGCTCTCCTTGCTATCGAGTGGGGGTCCAGTGTTCAACTCACGTATTTAATTCAAGTCTTCAATGCGCCTGATCGGATTGCCTGTGGCCGGCGCCATCGCGGTGGCCTGTGGCGTGCATTTTTTCGATCATTTCACGCTGGCGCTGCGTGGCTTTTTCCGTTTCCTCGGCCGTCTTGCGCACCACTTCGTCAGCGAAGGCCACGGCCGTGCGGCTCGCTTCGGGCAGGTGGTTCTCTGCCGTGCGGTTCATCTCGACATTGGCGTTGGCGACGAGGTTGCCGAGTTGCTGCTGGTACTGGCGCAGCTTGTTGCTGCCCGGCTGCAGCTGGGCAGCAGCCAGCGACATGAACTCGCCCGTGTCGCGCGCACACAGCAGTTGCTGGCTGGCGTTGCTCCATTCCTGCAGCAAGTCTTGCGCCAGCCGCAGATGCAGCTCGCTCAGTTGCTGCGCCGTATCGAACATCTTGCGCGATAGTTCCGTGGCGAAATTGCACTGGGCCTCCAGATGGGACTTCAGGGCGGGGCTGAAACTGGGGGGCATACTGGTTGTGAACATGTTCTACCTCAATGAAAAGCGGATCCAGGAAACACCCGGTGTACCGGATGCGGCGTATGGTGCAACAAGCAAAGTGATAGACGCCGGATGGTGTGCCAGGTTCCACGCCAGATGCCGGTTTGGGACGAGAATGGGGCCTGGCAGGGGGAAAAACGCGATGGTTTTGCGCCAGATCAAATGAACGTGAATCAGCTTGCCGCCGCCGGCAGCCATGCTGCTTGTGTGGAAAATGCAGGTTTACAGGCCCGGCCGTGCGACAATAGCCGGCTCGCGGCAGCGCAGCCGATGGCCGGCGCGCGTGGCTGAGCCGAGCATAGCCCACCTTTTTTGCCTTATTCCGCGACCATGACGCATCCCGAATACATCCTGACCCTGTCCTGCCTGGACCAGCGCGGCATCGTGCACCGCGTGTCTGGCTTCCTGGCCGAACGCGGCTGCAACATCCTCGATTCCGCCCAGTTCGGCGACCAGGAATCCCAGCTGTTCTTCATGCGCGTGCATTTCGCGCTGGAAGACGGCGCCGTCAGCGACGCCCAGTTGCGCAGCGACTTCGCCGACCTGTCGCAAGCCATGCAATTGAACGGCCCCTTCCACGGCCAGCTGCACGATGCGCGCGTCAAGCCGCGCGTGATGCTGATGGTGTCGAAGATCGGCCATTGCCTGAACGATTTGCTGTTCCGCTACAAGAGCGGCTTGCTGAACGTGGAAATTCCCGCCATCGTGTCGAACCACATGGAGTTCTATCAGCTGGCGGCCAGCTACAATATTCCCTTCCATCACCTGCCGCTGGCGGCCGGCGCGCCGGAAGCGACCAAGCTGGCGCAGGAAGCGAAGATCATCGACTTGATGGACACGCACAAGATCGACCTGGTGGTGCTGGCCCGCTACATGCAGATCCTGTCGCCGGGCCTGTGCCAGGCGCTCGATGGCCGCGCCATCAATATCCACCATTCCTTCCTGCCCAGCTTCAAGGGCGCCAAGCCGTATGCGCAGGCGCATCACCGCGGCGTCAAGCTGATCGGCGCGACGGCCCACTTCGTCACTGGCGACCTGGATGAAGGCCCGATCATCGAGCAGGACGTCGAGCGCGTCGACCATGCGATGGATGCCGAAACCCTGACGGCCATCGGCCGCGACGTCGAGTGCGTGGTGCTGGCGCGCGCCGTGAAATGGTTCGTCGAGCACCGCATCCTGAAAAATGGCGACAAGACCGTGGTTTTCCGCTGATACCTTCGCCCGTACAATATTGACATCCACTTTACCGAGACAGAAACACGATGGCCCTCAAAGCAACAATTTTCAAAGCCGATCTGCAGATCGCCGACATGGACCGCAATTACTACCAGGATCACGCGCTGACCCTGGCGCGCCACCCG
This genomic interval carries:
- a CDS encoding KGG domain-containing protein, which codes for MANNQGNEQGKGAGSSQKASESGSAKGTSKRGFAAMNEEQQREIASKGGQAAHQKGTAHEFDSEEARRAGQKGGEAVSRNREHMAEIGRKGGESRQSAQRANENRGGTAARSGNTGRQGGKEEDDKG
- the purU gene encoding formyltetrahydrofolate deformylase, producing MTHPEYILTLSCLDQRGIVHRVSGFLAERGCNILDSAQFGDQESQLFFMRVHFALEDGAVSDAQLRSDFADLSQAMQLNGPFHGQLHDARVKPRVMLMVSKIGHCLNDLLFRYKSGLLNVEIPAIVSNHMEFYQLAASYNIPFHHLPLAAGAPEATKLAQEAKIIDLMDTHKIDLVVLARYMQILSPGLCQALDGRAINIHHSFLPSFKGAKPYAQAHHRGVKLIGATAHFVTGDLDEGPIIEQDVERVDHAMDAETLTAIGRDVECVVLARAVKWFVEHRILKNGDKTVVFR
- a CDS encoding phasin family protein, whose product is MFTTSMPPSFSPALKSHLEAQCNFATELSRKMFDTAQQLSELHLRLAQDLLQEWSNASQQLLCARDTGEFMSLAAAQLQPGSNKLRQYQQQLGNLVANANVEMNRTAENHLPEASRTAVAFADEVVRKTAEETEKATQRQREMIEKMHATGHRDGAGHRQSDQAH
- a CDS encoding TIGR00730 family Rossman fold protein, which codes for MKALCVYCGANAGVSPDYAVAARELARVLVAENISLVYGGGKVGLMGVIADEVLRLGGEVTGVIPTQLVEREVGHTGLTRQFIVKDMHERKAMMASLSDAFIAMPGGYGTLEELFEMLTWAQLGLHAKPIGLLNVDRFYDGLIAFVQNGKEQGFIRPQHAAFLNADADPAALVQRLKECAP
- a CDS encoding YgjP-like metallopeptidase domain-containing protein, translated to MQPSLKYLSAYSEQTQAQVQQLIVQDKLGDVLLKRYPNAHDVRNDKALYQYVQDLKNEFLRNAEPINKVAFDSKIHVIQHALGLHTSISRVQGGKLKAKHEIRVATMFKEVPLEFLRMIAVHELAHVKEKQHDKAFYKLCTYMEPQYHQYEFDVRLYLTQLDLSGQRLWS
- a CDS encoding phasin family protein; the encoded protein is MVKKLKEPTEDKELASAVRSSAQQIWQAGLGAFAKAQEEGGRVFSKLVKEGTEFQKRAEDKVAGVSDSVSKLADGVGKQASGSWDKLEQVFEERVARALATIGVPTQQDLAALHAQIDALSRQVAALSAKAAPAPRPKAAAKPAVKAAPKAVPKTAPKTAPKAAVAKATAKPAARATPRAAAKPVSKPLSKPAARPAAKKKAPAA
- a CDS encoding PEP-CTERM sorting domain-containing protein, producing the protein MKPMTLLRATAVAAILAAAGGAQAQTTTIGFDSLEHPGYFGSVFNSYSEGGYNFDSSFLGLLSSAHQDSFAYAGSAGLGATALSTTTLSRADGAAFSLSSISLADFVSLPGSFDVTFVGHQVGGGTVTQTFSLGGGHTFADYTFTGFSNLLSASWKEGALHTFQVDNISATVSAVPEPATYGMLLGGLGLLGFMLRRKNAA
- a CDS encoding TetR/AcrR family transcriptional regulator; its protein translation is MLQKAPRRTRERILELSLRLFNEFGEPNITTTVIAEEMNISPGNLYYHFRNKDDIVNSIFVQFEAEIERILTVPDGRRSNIEDVWLYLHLMFELIWRYRFFYRDLNDLLSRNRKLELHFKLILAHKIKVATQLCEDLRSEQSLEASDMEIAAMATNMVVVATYWLSYEYVRNPRKYSEQQSMSDALARGCYQVLSLIGPYLRNETHLLFRKLSEEYVTKLKND
- a CDS encoding EAL domain-containing protein, with amino-acid sequence MSARILIIEDNATNMELMVYLLRAFGYTPLAAYDGEEGVRMARSELPDLIICDVHLPKLDGYGVVAELKKDPQLRNIPALAVTALAMVGDRERLLEAGFNGYIGKPIEPDLFVAELESFLPGAPSTPVKNDIATILIVDDHVLNREFLTALLGYGGHRLLEAANGADALEILRTERPDLIISDILMPNMDGYEFVTRVHADPALTDVPIIFYTATYREQEAILLAQACGVRWVLPKPSDPEVIVRTVNEALGLMPPTAQVAATPGAGSAAAPPATGKLAGIEHQVSGYIDELESSSQQISQLASQREGQAAIPEDLGVMTERLSRSLSSLQAVSLRLTALIELGIELGAERDPRALIEAGCKVAQNICVSKYACIGVLEEGAEKLSYFSSCGAEKDLDRIASTPRTGILNRLLEQRQPYRVNGLKGDPGALGLPDTHPPVHSFLGVAIASRERSHGWLYLVDKLGANEFSEVDERVAATVAAQIAVAYDNLLLYDEIKRHHEQLTLDMAARIRLDEDLRRFRLAMDATADAIFLVDRAGMCFVDVNQTACRMLGFEREDFLRVGPGRAHEGESQLEELYNKLLAGDQGGPMTELQLQRKDGSPLSVEVQRRTLRSGQSWILVAVARDITERKDAEQRLMKLAHFDTLTGLPNRSQFYASLTHSLAQASEHQWAVAVLFMDIDRFKNINDTLGHTIGDDLLRQFSSRLVDCLRVRDTIGRFGGDEFATILVLPDGAQHAVGVVDKIREAMRKPFDLQGHEVTVTVSIGISVYPDDGIDADTLIQYADTAMYRAKEAGRDAFRFFTAEMNAQSMARLDMENALRRAIDNEEFVLFFQPKVNIISGRISGAEALIRWRRPGHGMVSPALFIPLLEETGLIVRVGNWVLDEACRKISEWGASSIGPVHLSVNVSGIQFFVGGLEEEVLKAIRKYDIAPELLELELTESSLMSNAEETIAVLRNLKALGIQISIDDFGTGYSSLAYLKRFPIDKLKIDIAFVREVTSNPDDAAIVLAIISMAHSMKLEVIAEGVENDAQLAYLRRHGCDEMQGYYFSRPVPHEEFEQMLMKGTLLQAPQDAGGEEQQTLLIVDDDVFMLDVLSDFLAQDGYRILTAQTAAEGFDILARHKVQVILCDQCMPLMSGTEFMERVKHLCPDTFRIMLSAFADLTPIMAAINRGAVDRFYTKPWKGAVLRENIREGFRLHKLLHGQVKAAA